The Elusimicrobiota bacterium genome contains the following window.
AAACATCTTTTAAAGATTCTAAATTAATAACATTCCTTTTACCAATATATTTTTTCCATAATGACGAAAGCTTATTTATTGATATTTCTCTTTTTAGGCCTGTCGGCAGAAGAATAACTTTTTTCACTATAGGCAAAAGTATTTTCACCATAGATTTATAGTCCTTATCTTTCATCACATTAAAAAGAACCGCTACTTTTTCATTTCCCCACGGACTAGAAATAAATGTTTTGACAAATGCTTTTATGGCCGAAGGATTATGCGCTCCGTCAAGAATTAAGGTTTTCACTTTGTCTTCAAATTTCATTTTACGTATATCAAACCTGCCGGGCCAATGAACTTTATTGAGGATTTTGCTTGCTTTTTTAAAATTAATTTTGAATCCATTTTTTGAAATAACTTCAAGCGCCGCCAAAGCTATTGAACAATTTTTTGCCTGATGCTCACCCAAAAGCGATAAAGACACATTTTCCTTTAAATATTTGCTTTTATAAAATACTTTTTGAACTTTATTTTTCCAGTCAATTTTATTTATTTTGTATTTAAAATCTTTGTTTAATTGAATTAAGGGAGCATTTTTTGTTTTTGCAACCCCTTTAATAATATTTTTTGCTTGAGAATTTTCGACTCCTGAGACCACAGGACAACACTCTTGAATTATTCCCGCTTTTTCTTTTGCAATTTTTTCGATTGTGTTTCCCAAAATTTCAGTGTGCTCATAACCGATTTCTGTAATTACGTTTACTAAAGGTTTTTCAAAAATATTTGTAGCATCAAAACGGCCTCCAAGCCCTGTCTCAAGAACGGCGATATCCACTTTATTTTCTTTAAAGTAAACAATAGCTACGGCTGTAATAAACTCAAAAAAAGTCAGCCCCGCTTTTTTTGCAAGTTTATAATAACGTTTTGCAAGCCTATTTAAATCATCCTCATCTATTGAGTTTCCGTCAATTTCTATCCTTTCATATATATTTACTAGATGAGGCGAAGTATAAAGAGCTGTTTTGTATCCCGAAGCGGACAAAACCGACGCTATCATTTTAGAAACCGAGCCTTTCCCGTTTGTCCCGGCAACATGAACAATATTTAAACTTTTTTGGGGACTGCCTATTCTTTGAAGAAATATTTTTATCCGTTCAAGTCCCGGCTTCATTTTTAAATATTCGTTTTTCTGCCAAAGATCAAGAAAAATACTGTTCATTAATTAGAAATAAAATCTAATACTTTTATAAGTGTTTCTTTCAGGTTTTTGCGTTCAGAAATAATGTCCACCATTCCGTGCTGCATTAAAAATTCTGAAAGCTGAAAGCCTTCAGGCAGTTTCTGGCGTATGGTTTGTTCTATTACTCTAGGCCCCGCAAAACCAATTAAAGATTTTGGTTCAGCGATAATTACGTCGCCAAGCATAGCAAAAGACGCGGCGACGCCGCCTGTAGTCGGGTCAACCAAAACAGAAATATAAGGGATTTTATGTTCCCCTAAAAGG
Protein-coding sequences here:
- a CDS encoding bifunctional folylpolyglutamate synthase/dihydrofolate synthase, with translation MNSIFLDLWQKNEYLKMKPGLERIKIFLQRIGSPQKSLNIVHVAGTNGKGSVSKMIASVLSASGYKTALYTSPHLVNIYERIEIDGNSIDEDDLNRLAKRYYKLAKKAGLTFFEFITAVAIVYFKENKVDIAVLETGLGGRFDATNIFEKPLVNVITEIGYEHTEILGNTIEKIAKEKAGIIQECCPVVSGVENSQAKNIIKGVAKTKNAPLIQLNKDFKYKINKIDWKNKVQKVFYKSKYLKENVSLSLLGEHQAKNCSIALAALEVISKNGFKINFKKASKILNKVHWPGRFDIRKMKFEDKVKTLILDGAHNPSAIKAFVKTFISSPWGNEKVAVLFNVMKDKDYKSMVKILLPIVKKVILLPTGLKREISINKLSSLWKKYIGKRNVINLESLKDVLCKLKDENIFLVCGSLFLVGKLMKEIKLLEKENV